Part of the Labrenzia sp. CE80 genome, CGGGACACGTCTACACCGCCGAAGTGACATGGAAGCTCGATGGCGAGGACTTCGCCAAGGGCAAATATTCACGCGCCCATATGTGGCGCTTCGATGGTGGCGTGGAAGTGCCCGCATCAGCTTCACCTTCCGTGGTTCCACTGCCGTTTTCTTCTGAAAACGCGGTGGATCCGGAAGAAGCCTTCGTTGCCTGCCTGTCATCCTGCCACATGTTGACATTTATCGATCTGGCGCGCCTCTCGAAGTATCGGGTGGAAAGCTATCGCGACAAGGCCGAGGGCGTCATGTCCCGCATCGATCGGGGCCGGATGGCTGTGACGAAGGTGATCCTGAGGCCGCAGATTACTCTTCTCGGCAGCTCCGCTCCTGACCCGAGCCTGTTCGCCGATCTGCATGAGAAGGCGCATGAAATGTGTTTCATCGCCAATTCCGTCAAGACCGAGATCGAGATTGCGCCAGAGCCTCTGCGCTTGATCCCGGCATAACAAAAGAGCCGAACCGCCATGCGTTACTTGCCTCTTTCCGACACTGACCGAGCCGATATGCTGGCGCGCGTCGGCGTCGACAGCATTGATGAGCTGTTTTCTGATATCCCGGAGAAAACCCGCCTCAACGAGGTATTGGACCTGCCGCGTCGTGCCGGCGAACTACAGGTAGAGCGTCACCTGTCCAACCTGGCCGCCAAGAATGTGCCGGCTTCCGCTGTGCCGTTCTTCGTTGGCGCCGGCGCCTACAAGCACCACGTTCCGGCCACCGTCGATCACCTGATCCAGCGCTCCGAGTTCCTGACCTCCTACACGCCGTATCAGCCGGAGATCACGCAAGGCACGCTGCAGTATCTCTTCGAATTCCAGACCCAGGTCGCGCGCCTGACCGCGATGGATGTGGCCAACGCCTCCATGTATGACGGTTCCACCGGCACCGGCGAAGCCGTTCTCATGGCGCACCGGGTCACCAAGAAGAAGAAGGCAGTCCTCTCCGGAGGTCTTCACCCGCAATACCGGGCCGTTGTCGAAGGCCTCTCTGAAATGGCCAACGATGATGTTGTGTCCTTGCCGGCAGACCCGACGGGCACGGAAGACATTCTCTCGCAGATCGATGACGAGACCTCCTGCGTGGTGGTGCAGTCACCGTCTTTCTATGGCCAGCTCATCGACCTCAAGCCGATTGCCGAAAAGGCGCATCAGCACAAGGCGCTTCTGATTGCCGTCTTCACCGAGGTTGTCTCCTTGGGCCTGATTGAGCCTCCCGGGGTGCAGGGCGCGGATATTGTCGTAGGTGAAGGCCAGTCCATCGGCAATGGCTTGAACTTCGGCGGTCCTTACGTCGGTCTTTTCGCGACCAAGCAGAAATACGTCCGTCAGATGCCGGGGCGTCTGTGCGGTGAAACGGTGGATGCCGACGGCAAGCGCGGTTTCGTGCTGACGCTCTCCACTCGTGAGCAGCACATCCGCCGCGACAAGGCGACGTCCAACATCTGCACCAACTCAGGGCTCTGCTGCCTCGCGTTCACCATTCACCTGTCGCTTCTGGGCGCCAAGGGACTGGGCCAGATGGCGCGGATCAACCACGCCAACGCCGTGAAGTTGAAGAAAGAGCTCACCGCCATTTCCGGTGTTGAAGTCCTCAACAGCGCTTACTTCAACGAGTTCACCGTAAAGCTGCCGAAGGCCGCCAACGGTGTCGTGGAAGCGCTCGCCGAAAAGGGCATTCTGGCCGGTGTGCCGGTTTCCCGTCTAGAGCCGGGCAAGGCAGAGCTTGAAAACCTGCTGGTCGTGGCTTCCACCGAAGTGAACACGGATGAAGACCGCGCCTCCCTTGTCGGCGCTCTGAAGGAGGTGCTGGCATGAGCATGAACACTCAGGGACGTCCGACCTCTGCGGGCGATGCAGGAACCGCGTTCCAGCCGAAAACCTTCACTGGCAACCGCGCACTCGACATGGAAGAGCCGCTGATCTTTGAGGTCGGCCATCTGGATGTGACCGGTGTCGATCTGGACGAGCCGGAAAGCTTTGAGCCGGAACTGGGCGCTCATGCCCGGACCGACATGCTCGACCTGCCGGGTCTGGCAGAGCCGGAAGCCATGCGCCACTACGTGCGTCTGTCCCGCAACAATTACGCGATTGATGCCGGCCTCTATCCGCTGGGCTCCTGCACGATGAAGCACAATCCGCGGCTGAACGAGAAGATGGCACGGCTACCGGGCTTCTCAGACATTCATCCGCTGCAGCCGCTGTCCACGGTGAAGGGCGGCGTCGAGCTTATTGACGAATTGGCCCATTGGCTGATGGTCATGACCGGAACTTCGGCCGTTGCCATGAGCCCCAAGGCTGGCGCCCATGGCGAACTCTGCGGCATGATGGCGATCAAGGCTGCTCATTCGGCGGCGGGCCGCGATCCGAAGATCGTTCTGGTTCCGGAAAGTGCTCATGGCACCAATCCGGCCACTGCCGCGCTTCTCGGTTACAAGGTCGTCTCCATCGATGCCAAGGACGACGGCACCGTTGATTTCGATGGTCTGAAGGCGACTATAACTGAGCACGAAGGCAACATCGCGGGCATCATGCTGACCAACCCGAATACCTGCGGGCTGTTCGAACGGGACATCATCGAGATCGCAGAGGCGATCCATGCAGCAGATGCCTATTTCTATTGTGATGGCGCCAACTTCAACGCCATCGTCGGCAAGGCGCGTCCCGGTGATCTCGGCGTCGATGCCATGCACATCAACCTGCACAAGACCTTCTCAACGCCCCATGGCGGTGGTGGCCCAGGCTCAGGTCCGGTGGTGCTTTCCGACCGTCTGGCACCTTTCGCGCCGTTGCCTTTCATCCGAAAGGGCGAAAGCGGTCCGGAGCTGGTGGAGACGAGGGCTGAGGTCAAGGAGGGTGAGCAACCTTTCGGCCGCATGACCGCCTTCCACGGCCAGATGGGCATGTATGTGCGCGCTCTGAGCTACATGCTGAGCCACGGCTCCGACGGTTTGCGTCAGGCTTCAGAAGATGCGGTGCTAAACGCCAACTATGTGCGCGTTGGCCTGCAGGACTTGATGAGCCTGCCCTTCGGCGAGCGTCCGTGCATGCACGAAGTGCTTTTCGATGACAGCTTTCTAAAGGACACAGGCGTCACCACCCTCGACTTCGCCAAGGCGATGATCGACGAGGGGTATCACCCGATGACCATGTACTTCCCGCTGGTGGTTCATGGCGCGATGCTGATCGAGCCGACTGAATCTGAAAGCCGTGCGGCACTCGACCTCTTCGTTGCCACCATGCGTGACCTGGTGATGAGCGCCAAGCGCGGCGAGACGGACCGCTTCTCCGGCGCGCCTTATCTCTCGCCTCGACGCCGCCTGGACGAGACACTGGCCGCCCGCAAGCCGGTCCTCAAGTGGACCGCCCCGGAACCGGCAGATGTCACGCCGGTTGCTGCGGAGTAGCTGTTTTCGAATAACTACTGCGGAACAAAGCCCCGGCCACTTGGTCGGGGTTTTTTCTTGAGTGTCGTATTGACAATTTAACTGCCATAATGACAATATAGTTGTCGTTATGGCAGATGTTTCTGAAACTTCGGAGCTTTATGAGCTCATCCGATTAATACGCCCCGCGCACCGGCGTTTGGCACGAGCCGTTGAGGCCAAACTCGTTGGAACCGGCTTATCCGTCGGCATGCGCGCAGTGATGGAAGTTCTGAACGATGCAGGGGCAAAGTCTGTCCCGGACATTGGTCGGAAGCTTTTCCTGGCCCGTCAGCAGATTCAGCTTCTGGCGAATGACCTGGAGGAATTGGGATTGATCGAACGACGTCCCAATCCCGCGCATAGACGTTCTCCACTCTTCGCGTTGACCGATCGTGGATATGCGCTCTTTGGCGAAGTCAGAGCCCGAGAAGATGCAGATATTGCTCTTATCGGCCAGAGATTCTCGTCGGCGGAGATAGCGGCGGCGCAGCAAGTTGTTTGCGCGATGCTCGATCATTTCGCTGAATTCGAGGATGATCCCAACCGGCCCCGTGGCCTCGAGTGATCAAGCAAGGAGATCTCAAATGGCGCTGATTTGGCTGTTTGCCGCCATCGGAGGACTGGTCGGCGCGGGCCTTGTCTTCTGGTCGGTCCTGGTCCTACGGAAACTGGGCACGCCGACAAGAGGAGCGAAGATTGACGTTAAAACCCGGCGGAGGTCCGCGCTTGTCATCATCGATATTCAGGAGGATTTCACGCGGAATACCGGCAAGAACGCATTTGACCCTGAGGAGCGGAAACAGGTTCTTGCCAGAACGAACAGACTGATTTCAAAAGCGCGGCAGGATGGTGAGGATGTGATCTTTGTTCAAAACGTCTTCCGGGATCTACCTGTCATCCTTGCGATGAAGATCGCGTCGGGAGGAATCGGAACACCCGGTCGGGACGGTCTCCGGCTTGATCGCGAGATGGATGTTGGGCCTGAGCCTGTGTTCGAAAAATCTATTGGCGACACTTTTTCCAACCAAGACTTCAACGCCTATTTGGCCGAAAAAGGGATCGGGTCGCTTAAGCTCGTCGGCCTCGATGCCTGTCATTGCGTTCAGCTCACTGCCAAGGGCGCGCTTCAAAGGGGGTATGAGGTCGAGGTTATCGAGCCGGCCTTGTTGACGGCCTTTCCCGAAAAGTGGCCGAGTTTCAGTACGGAGCTGATTGGGCTAGGGGCTCGTATCTCCGACGAAACGGCTGTTTCTTGATGTGATCAATCTCAGGGCGTGAAATTTAGTTCCGATCCAGCTTGACAACCTCCGTGAACTTCCCGCATGTAAAGCTCCATGAAGCAGATCGCCGCACCCACTTTTGTGTACTTTTATTATGTCACCGACATATCGGCGGCTGCGTAGGATCTTGTCTCACTTCTAGAACCTCCAAAAAGCCGCCGCGTCAGGCGGCTTTTTGGTTTCAAGGCTCCTGGCGGGCAAACCCCCAGGAAAGCCGAAATGACAAATCACATGATCGAAGCCGGCAAGCCGGCCGCAAAACTCAAGTCTGAAGCCCTGCAGGTTCTGTTGGAACGCGGACTGGTGCATCAATGCACCGATCTGGAAGCACTGGATGCCAAGCTGGCCGCCGGGCCCGTGACAGCCTACGCCGGATTTGACGCCACGGCCGCCAGTCTCCACGTGGGCCACCTGATGCCGCTGATGACCATGCGTTGGCTGCAGAAGCTTGGTCACAAGCCGATCATCGTTCTCGGCGGTGGCACGTCCCAGGTCGGCGACCCGAGCTTTCGAAATGAAGCACGCCCTCTCTTGGAACAGCAGCAGATCGCGGCCAACATCGCGGGTATCCGCCGTTCCATAGAACGCTTGCTGGATTTGGAAGGCGAGGACGGGGCGCAGCTCGTCGACAATGCTGAGTGGCTCACCGAATTCCGCTTTCTGGAGTTCCTGCGTGACTACGGTGCCCATTTCACCGTCAACCGCATGATGACCTTTGACAGCGTTAAGTCGCGGCTGGACGCCCAAATGCCTCTTACCGTGCTGGAGTTCTGCTACATGATGCTCCAGGCGGTCGATTTTCTCGAGCTCGCCCGCAGGCATGACTGCTCCTTGCAGGTTGGTGGATCCGACCAATGGGGCAACATCATCAACGGTGTGGAGCTGGGACGAAAAGGCGAGGGGCGGCAGCTCTTCGGTCTGACCGTGCCGCTGATCACCACCGCGAGCGGTGCGAAAATGGGCAAGACGGCTGCGGGCGCCGTCTGGCTGCACCCCGAGCATTTATCGCCTTTTGCTTTCTGGCAGTTCTGGCGCAACACGGCGGACGCGGATGTGCCGAAGTTCCTGCGTCTTTTCACCGAACTGCCGATGAATGAAGTGATCCGTCTCTCAGAGCTTCGGGGCGCGGAGTTGAATGAGGCAAAGAAAATCCTGGCAACCCAGGTGACCACGATCGTTCATGGCGCAGAAGCCGCGCGTCATGCGCTGGAGCAGGGCGATGCGTTGTTTGCCGGTCAGGCGGACAATCTGGAGCCAACCCATCGTCTGCCCCTGGTGAGACTGGCTAAAGGTCTAGGACTCTTGGAGCTTCTAGTTGATGTTGGGTTTGCCGCCTCCAATGGGGATGCCCGGCGGCTCGTGGAAGGCGGCGGTGTGCGTCTTAACTCCAAGGTCGTCGATGACCCGCGCCGCCGGATTTCCAGCGGCGACATCGGCGCGAAAGACGCCCTGACCCTCGCTGCAGGCAAGCGCCGTAAAGCTCTGGTCCGGTTTGAGTGAGGAAGGGAAAACAACCGCAGTTCCATCCTGAGGAAGCCCCGCGGCTGCCTCAGGATGAGCGGTGCGATGTAAGGCTCAGACGAAGCTCATGTAGAGGCGTTGGAGGAAGGTGAGCTGAGTTGCTCGATCTTCGAACATGGCTTCCGGGTAATATTGCAGGTCGCTCTGGATCGGTGTTTCAATGGTCACACCACGTGGGCTCATGTCTGTCTTGATCACCTGGGCTGATTGACCGAGTTGCATGAGCTGATCCAACAGTGCGGGGTAGTGGGCTCCATAGAAGGTCTCTGCGGCCTCCGAGGTGGCAAAGGCATGGCCGGTGTGGGCATTGCGATCAGCCGCTGTGGCATCCACGACCTTCATTGGGCGGTAGTAATTGTTGGTCTTGACCTGATCGCCGCCAAAGACACTACCTTCCAACGGGCCATTGTCCACATAGACGATGGAATTGTTGAGATCCGGCCTGTGGACAGCTGCATTTTGATCGATGATCTCTTGGGTCGTTTTCGCTGTCCCTTTCAGCGCAGAGATTGCTGCGGCGATGTCCGTTGCATTGTCGCCGAGATAGGAAAACAGGATGTTGTCGTTGTCATCACGATTGTCCTCAAAGCTCTCGCCTGAAACCCAGGCTCCGGTGTAGAGCCCAACAACCCGTGTTGGCCTCTCGAACATGCCAAAGCCGGACCTGTGCAGGGGTCGCAACCGCAGGAAGGGACCTGCTCCGGTCATGTAATAGGTGCTGGGCAACTGACCTTGAGCGAACACATTTGTATGCGTGTCGATGTCGATCGTCGCAAATAGCCGGTTGGCCGGCTTGATTAGCGCGATTGGCGTTGGGGTCGGCATCTTCATATCCTCATGTTGTTCCGCTTGCTGCGTTGCGGCCAGCCTTCGGCGCGTTGGCTCCCGGCGCGAGTGAGACGCAAGAAACTGCGCCGTCAGGATCACGTCCGCCAGTGAAAGCGTCATCAGATCCTCCGGTCCGTGAGGCGAGCGTTCATTCAAGAGGACGGGCGGGGAGCGCGCATGTGAAAGGAACGAGGACGATGCGCTTATTCGAATGCCACGCCGAAGATTTTGCTTGATCTGGAGCCACTCCAGGCGAGTAGGCTTGCTGCATCTTGATCGAGAATGAAGTTTTCATCGAAGGTGAAAACTGGAAAGGCGGACACGATGCGGATTTCAGAAGCAGCCTCTGTGAGCGGGCTGAGCGTTGACACCATCCGGTTCTACGAAAAGTCGGGCCTGTTGCCGCCGGTCGACCGTGGGCTGGATGGAAATCGCCAGTTCTCAGCCGAAAATGTTGATTGGCTTGTCCTCATGTCCTCGCTGCGGGAAACGGGAATGCCACTTGAAAAAATGCGGCACTTTGCAGAGCTTTATCGCTCGGGCAATCGCACCATTTCAGAACGAAAGCAGGTTCTGCTGGATCACGCCAAGCACCTGGAAACCAAGCGGGCCGCGCTTGACCATTGCGCCAGTCTGCTTGAGCGCAAACTCAGTCTTTATGCAGAAATCGAAGAGGTCCCGGCATGAGAATCATCATCATTGGAGCCAAAGGTGATATTGGCCAGGCCGTCTGTGCAGAGCTGGGTGCTCGCCATGAGCTTGTTCTGGCGGGGAGGTCGAGCGGCGATCTACGCGTGGACATCGCCGACCGGTCTTCCGTGGACGACATGTATGCGAAGGCAGGGGCGGTGGATGCTGTCGTCTGCGCCGCTGGTGATGTGCACTTCAGTCCCCTGACAGACTTCACCAGCGAGGGCTTCATGTCGACATTACGCGAAAAGGTCATGGGGCAGGTCAACCTAGTGCTCGCGGGATTGGGCAAGCTTCCAGACGGCGGTTCCTTCACCTTGACCAGCGGGATTCTTGATCGTGAGCCTATCCGAACGGGCGCCTCAGCTGCAACGGCGAACGGAGCGCTTGGTGGTTTCGTGAAAGCGGCCGCCATCGAGATGTCGAGGGGGCTCAGGATTAATGTGGTTAGCCCTGGACTTCTGGATGTGTCCGCTCCCAAATATGGCAGCTGGTTTCCAGGCCACGACCCTGTATCATCGCGCCGCGTCGGTCTCGCCTATGCCAAGAGCGTCGAGGGCGCGGCCACGGGGCAGGTGATTATCGTGGATTGAGAGGGCGCCGCGCGGCTCCCTCACTTCCGGCCGTCGGTGAACTGCACGAGATCCCACAGATTGCCATAAAGATCTTTAAAGACGGAAACGATGCCATAAGGCGCTTCGTTCGGCTCACGGATGAACTCGATGCCTTGAGCCCGGTAGGCCTCATAGTCACGCCAGAAATCATCGGTCCGTAAAAACAGAAACACGCGGCCGCCAGCCTGGTCGCCGATGTAGTCTGCCTGATGATCATTGGACGCGCGGGCCAGCACAATTGAAGCCGAACTTTCACCCTTCGGTTTCACCACGACCCATCTTTTGTCCTGCTCTGGCTGGTAGGTGTCCTCCACAAGCTCAAAGCCCAGCTGGCCGACATAAAATGCAAGGGCTTCGTCGTAGTCACGGACGACAAGAGCGACGTGGGCAAGGCTTTGGGGCATGAAAGGTCTCCGGAGATTGGGCGGCAATCTTAGGAGGCAGGGCATACTGGTTCCAGCGAAAACCAGAACAAAACGCCTCGCCGACGAGGCATGTGCCCAAGGTTCACCAATCATAACAGTCCGGTAACAACGGCGTTAGTTCACCTGACATGAGCTTGAAACCGCGGAGCGCCGTCCCCTAGTTGGCCTCAGTCAAGATGCGATGGTCGTGTTCGGCCTTTCTGCTGAGTGGCAGTACATCTTTCCAATCCTGAAAGGCAAACCTCATGAATTTACTCGCCCGCGGCGATCTGAAGAACATCATCCTGGCCGGCCTCGCCGGTGAGCTGGCCTTCGAGTTGTATGGATGGCTGGTCTCGCCTGTTATCTTCGGTGTCAGGCTTGAGCCCGCCAATCTGGTTGCGGGCCTGGCTGGAAAGTTTCTCGGCCTGCCCCTCTCTTATGCCGCAGCTTTCGCGGTGCATTTTCTGATCGGCGCTGTGGTGTTTTCTTCCCTTGTCCTGCTGATGCAGCGCGTCAGCAGGCTTACTTTTGCCGTTTCCGGTGCACTCGTCGGACTTCTTCTTTGGTTTGTTGCGCAAGGCTTCCTCGCGCAATTGGTCGGCCGCAGCTTCATGATGGGCTTTGGCGCCTATACGCAGTCCTCCTTCGTCGGCCATGTCGGCATGATGCTCATCATCGGGCTTGCCTTCCAGGCCTTGATGAGGCGTCAGGTATCGGGTGGAGAGGGGCATACAACGGCAGAAGCATAATTTTAAACATGCCTGAATGGACATAAAGAAAAGGCCCCTGCTTCATTGCTGAGGCAGGGGCCAATAGGGGCCGCGGGGATGCGAGGCCAGTTTCTCTTGTGTGTCCTGCTTATGTGCGCAGGCGGGATCTGATTTCTTCACGAAGTTCATCGATCGGCGATCGCTTGCGGCCGCTCTTGATGTGCCAGAACGTCCAGCCGTTGCAGGACGCTGCGCCCTGAACCAACGCTCCGACCTTGTGGATTGACCCCGTATGCTCGCCGCACTTGAGGGAACCGTCCGCACGAACAACCGCAAGATGGCGGCCCTTGGAACAGGTCAGTTCCGCGCCGGGTTCCAGTAGGCCTGCCTCGAGAAGGTTGCCGAAAGGAATGCGTTTTTCAGCACGCTTGCCCTTTTGCATGTCGAGCGACGCGCCTGATCCCATTTCAATTGCATTGATCCGAGCTGTTGCCGCATCGATATAGGCCTGCTCACGCTCAACACCCACGAAGTTGCGCCCGAGCTTCTTGGAGACGGCACCCGTGGTGCCTGTGCCGAAGAAGGGATCAAGGACGACATCGCCAGGGTTGGAGGAGGCAGTCAGAACCCTGTAGAGCAAGCTCTCCGGCTTCTGTGTCGGATGTACCTTTAGCCCGTCACTGTCCTTCAGTCGCTCACCGCCCGTACAAAGGGGCAGGTGCCAGTCCGACCGCATCTGGAGATCGTCATTGAAGGTCTTCAAGGCATCATAGTTGAAAGTTGGCTTGGCCGTCTTCGACTTGGTCGCCCAGATCATTGTCTCATGCGCATTGGTGAAGCGCTTGCCCCGGAAGTTCGGCATCGGATTGGACTTCAGCCAAACGATGTCGTTCATGATCCAGAAGCCGAGATCCTGAAGGAGCGCGCCAACGCGGAAGATGTTGTGATAGGAGCCGATCACATAGATCGAGGCGTCATCCTTCATCACGCGCCGTGTGGCTAGAAGCCAGGCGCGGGTAAAGGCATCATAAGCCTCGAAGCTCTCGAACTGATCCCAGTGATCATCACAGGCATCAACCTTCGAGTCGTCCGGTCTGTGCAGGTCACCGCCCAGCTGAAGATTGTAGGGCGGGTCAGCAAACACCAGGTCGACAGATTTCGACGGCAATTTGTTGAGGGCGGCTACACAGTCGCCCTTCATGATTGTGTTGAGCCATGCAGGATCGCCGGCTGGCTCGGAAGAGTGGTGGGGTGCCACAGAGGACACCCCGGTACGCAGAACTCTCATTGCGACGCAATACCTCACGCAATTTCGAGTGCCATGGTTACCGGGTTTGGTAAATCAGGCGTTAAGCGCCGAAACTTAAAATTGTCTATGAATCAATAGTTTGTTTACATTAGTAAAAGCTTTACGAGAGATTAACCGAGTGTCCCGGGCCAAAACGCCAGATTTCTGCTGATTTCATCCTGCATCGGTCCGCTTTGCATTTCTTATTGGTTAAATACTGTCGGATTGGCTTTTTAAATTTTTTTAAGATGCTGTCGCATTCGAGCGGTTTGCCGCCACGTCAGATTTTAACCTTGACGTCCAGGAGCAGGAAATTCTCGTAGATCAAGAAGCGCCGGGCACAATTGCCTGAGGTATCGCCGAAGCGGTCTCCGCGCCGTTGTTGAGGGGGTGATGCAAAAATAATCGACTTGCGAAAAAAAATTCACACAACCGGCGTATAGCGATTGACGAAGGGGAACGAAAGGCCGAGGTTAATCGGTTAAATATAACAATAAGGAGAAACTATTGTCCGTCACCACTTACTTTTTGAACGGTTCGTCGACCCGGCCAATCGAATATTCCCCAGAGTGTCCCTTTGAGGCATTCACAGATGCGGACAAGGCTGTAGATCGCCTGGTCGAGATTTTCGAGCGAAATACCGCGTTTTTGCGTGACGCATTTCAGGAGCTGGTCGGCGGCAAGCCTCGCGACGGCCGCGTTCGGGCGTTCTATCCCGAGGTTCGTCTCGTGACCGAAAGCCATGGGCGTCTCGACAGTCGTCTTGCCTATGGCTTCGTTTCGGGCCCCGGCGATCACGCAACAACGATCACCCGCCCTGATCTTTTCCGTCATTACTTGAAATCGCAAATTTCATTGCTGATGCGCAATCATGAGGTTCCGGTGATGATTGGCGCTTCGGAAATGCCGATCCCGCTACACTTTGCATTTTATGACGGCACCCATGTCGAAGGCGGTGCCGCTGCCGCGCAGCTCAATCAGCCTCTGGCCGACGTCTTCGATCTTCCCGACCTGTCGGTGATGGATGATGCCATCGCCAATGGCACATATGAGCCGGTCGACGGGGTCATGCCTCTCTCGTCCTTCACGGCACCGCGCGTTGATTACTCCCTTCACCGCTTGCAACATTACACGGCAACGGCTGCAGAGCATTTCCAGAACTATGTGCTCTTCACCAACTATCAGTTCTACATCGATGAATTCTGCCGGATGGCGCACGATCTCCTGGCCGATCCCGACAGTGGCTATGAAGCGTTCATCGAACCTGGCAACCTTGTCACCCTCGCCGGTGATCTGGAGCCGAGCAGCGGCACTGCGCCAGCCCGGTTGCCCCAGATGCCGGCCTATCACCTCAAGCGCAAAGGGCAGGGCGGTATCACGATGGTCAACATTGGCGTCGGCCCCTCCAATGCCAAGACCATTACGGACCATGTCGCGGTGCTGCGTCCCCACGCCTGGCTCATGCTTGGCCACTGTGCCGGCCTGCGCAACAGTCAGACCCTTGGCGACTACGTGCTGGCCCACGGTTATGTGCGCGAGGACAACGTGCTCAACCAGGATCTGCCGACCTGGGTGCCGATCCCTCCGCTGGCAGAGGTGCAGGTGGCCCTCGAAGATGCCGTCACAGAGATTACGGGCTATGATGGCTATGAATTGAAACGGGTCATGCGAACCGGAACCGTGGCGTCCATCGACAACCGCAACTGGGAACTCTGGGACCAGCGCGGCCTTGTGCAGCGGTTCTCGCAGTCCCGTGCCATCGCACTCGACATGGAATCGGCGACCATCGCGGCCAACGGCTTCCGCTTTCGTGTGCCTTATGGGACGTTGCTGTGTGTCTCCGACAAGCCGCTCCATGGCGAGCTGAAGCTTCCGGGCATGGCGACGGACTTCTACAAGCGTCAGGTCGCTCAGCATCTGGAAATTGGAATTCGTGCCCTCGAAAAGCTGAGGGCAATGCCTAGCGAAAGCCTGCATTCTAGAAAGCTGAGAAGCTTCGCCGAAACAGCTTTCCAGTAGACGTCTGGACGGATACCGCGGCAGTCAGCAGACCGCCGCGTCGTCCCACCTCTTGTCTTCAAAGATGCGGCCCTTGTAGGCACCGGACAGTATGGCATCGCGCGCGTCGTCCCAGGCTTTGGCCCAGGCTTTCGGGTCTCGGAGTTCGCTCGCCGGGTCCTGCTTGCTGCGGGCGACGAATTCCGGGAAAGCAGGGCGACCTGTTGCCTGACCCGTTGGCAGATAGCGCAGGTCGACGCTCCAGCGCAGATGATCCGAAACGTTCGGTAAGGCACGGTGCACGTTCATCTTGTGGAACAGGACGGCACCGCCTTTTTTGACAGGCAAGGGCGTTCCGGCCCTCTCCTGCATCACTTTCTCAGGCACCTGGGGTTCTGACGCCAACGCGAGATTGGAACAGTGCACTTTTGGGCCTTCGCGATGTGAACCGGCAACAGAGGTCAGGCAGCCGTTTTCAAGGGTTG contains:
- the gcvPA gene encoding aminomethyl-transferring glycine dehydrogenase subunit GcvPA, with translation MRYLPLSDTDRADMLARVGVDSIDELFSDIPEKTRLNEVLDLPRRAGELQVERHLSNLAAKNVPASAVPFFVGAGAYKHHVPATVDHLIQRSEFLTSYTPYQPEITQGTLQYLFEFQTQVARLTAMDVANASMYDGSTGTGEAVLMAHRVTKKKKAVLSGGLHPQYRAVVEGLSEMANDDVVSLPADPTGTEDILSQIDDETSCVVVQSPSFYGQLIDLKPIAEKAHQHKALLIAVFTEVVSLGLIEPPGVQGADIVVGEGQSIGNGLNFGGPYVGLFATKQKYVRQMPGRLCGETVDADGKRGFVLTLSTREQHIRRDKATSNICTNSGLCCLAFTIHLSLLGAKGLGQMARINHANAVKLKKELTAISGVEVLNSAYFNEFTVKLPKAANGVVEALAEKGILAGVPVSRLEPGKAELENLLVVASTEVNTDEDRASLVGALKEVLA
- the gcvPB gene encoding aminomethyl-transferring glycine dehydrogenase subunit GcvPB, with protein sequence MSMNTQGRPTSAGDAGTAFQPKTFTGNRALDMEEPLIFEVGHLDVTGVDLDEPESFEPELGAHARTDMLDLPGLAEPEAMRHYVRLSRNNYAIDAGLYPLGSCTMKHNPRLNEKMARLPGFSDIHPLQPLSTVKGGVELIDELAHWLMVMTGTSAVAMSPKAGAHGELCGMMAIKAAHSAAGRDPKIVLVPESAHGTNPATAALLGYKVVSIDAKDDGTVDFDGLKATITEHEGNIAGIMLTNPNTCGLFERDIIEIAEAIHAADAYFYCDGANFNAIVGKARPGDLGVDAMHINLHKTFSTPHGGGGPGSGPVVLSDRLAPFAPLPFIRKGESGPELVETRAEVKEGEQPFGRMTAFHGQMGMYVRALSYMLSHGSDGLRQASEDAVLNANYVRVGLQDLMSLPFGERPCMHEVLFDDSFLKDTGVTTLDFAKAMIDEGYHPMTMYFPLVVHGAMLIEPTESESRAALDLFVATMRDLVMSAKRGETDRFSGAPYLSPRRRLDETLAARKPVLKWTAPEPADVTPVAAE
- a CDS encoding OsmC family protein, producing MPGHVYTAEVTWKLDGEDFAKGKYSRAHMWRFDGGVEVPASASPSVVPLPFSSENAVDPEEAFVACLSSCHMLTFIDLARLSKYRVESYRDKAEGVMSRIDRGRMAVTKVILRPQITLLGSSAPDPSLFADLHEKAHEMCFIANSVKTEIEIAPEPLRLIPA
- the tyrS gene encoding tyrosine--tRNA ligase, yielding MTNHMIEAGKPAAKLKSEALQVLLERGLVHQCTDLEALDAKLAAGPVTAYAGFDATAASLHVGHLMPLMTMRWLQKLGHKPIIVLGGGTSQVGDPSFRNEARPLLEQQQIAANIAGIRRSIERLLDLEGEDGAQLVDNAEWLTEFRFLEFLRDYGAHFTVNRMMTFDSVKSRLDAQMPLTVLEFCYMMLQAVDFLELARRHDCSLQVGGSDQWGNIINGVELGRKGEGRQLFGLTVPLITTASGAKMGKTAAGAVWLHPEHLSPFAFWQFWRNTADADVPKFLRLFTELPMNEVIRLSELRGAELNEAKKILATQVTTIVHGAEAARHALEQGDALFAGQADNLEPTHRLPLVRLAKGLGLLELLVDVGFAASNGDARRLVEGGGVRLNSKVVDDPRRRISSGDIGAKDALTLAAGKRRKALVRFE
- a CDS encoding short chain dehydrogenase, with product MRIIIIGAKGDIGQAVCAELGARHELVLAGRSSGDLRVDIADRSSVDDMYAKAGAVDAVVCAAGDVHFSPLTDFTSEGFMSTLREKVMGQVNLVLAGLGKLPDGGSFTLTSGILDREPIRTGASAATANGALGGFVKAAAIEMSRGLRINVVSPGLLDVSAPKYGSWFPGHDPVSSRRVGLAYAKSVEGAATGQVIIVD
- a CDS encoding MarR family transcriptional regulator; translation: MADVSETSELYELIRLIRPAHRRLARAVEAKLVGTGLSVGMRAVMEVLNDAGAKSVPDIGRKLFLARQQIQLLANDLEELGLIERRPNPAHRRSPLFALTDRGYALFGEVRAREDADIALIGQRFSSAEIAAAQQVVCAMLDHFAEFEDDPNRPRGLE
- a CDS encoding cysteine hydrolase translates to MALIWLFAAIGGLVGAGLVFWSVLVLRKLGTPTRGAKIDVKTRRRSALVIIDIQEDFTRNTGKNAFDPEERKQVLARTNRLISKARQDGEDVIFVQNVFRDLPVILAMKIASGGIGTPGRDGLRLDREMDVGPEPVFEKSIGDTFSNQDFNAYLAEKGIGSLKLVGLDACHCVQLTAKGALQRGYEVEVIEPALLTAFPEKWPSFSTELIGLGARISDETAVS
- a CDS encoding MerR family transcriptional regulator, which produces MRISEAASVSGLSVDTIRFYEKSGLLPPVDRGLDGNRQFSAENVDWLVLMSSLRETGMPLEKMRHFAELYRSGNRTISERKQVLLDHAKHLETKRAALDHCASLLERKLSLYAEIEEVPA